The Methanosarcina barkeri str. Wiesmoor DNA segment TTTACAGGGAAAGGAGTGCAGGAAGGATTACCTGGTTTTAAGGTGCTTTTTCCCGATATAAATTTTTAGTGGGGTGTTCTGAACGTCTATTTCAAACGAAACCGGGGCAACGGATCTCGGGCTAACTTCAGTTAAGGAAAATGATGAGCTTGGCGTATTACGATCCATAGATTTCCTTACGGAACGAGGAACCGAATATATAAATAGAAAACTCGAGCCCGATGCAAAAAAGGCTATTATCTGCATAAGAGACATAGGTAGCGCGGCTGTCTTTCAAAAAATGGAAATCGGGGTATTTTTATCACTCTTTTCGCTTGGAAAGATGGCTGAAATTGCAAGAGAGCAGAAAATGACTGATACCGGTTTAAGCATCCTTTACTCTCTCTGTGCAATTGGGAAAGCAGCGGTTGGGCAAAATATGGAGTCTGCGGTCAGGATCGCAGTCTCATATCTTGGAGAAATTGCGAATTCTGCCTCGCTTCAGAAGACGGAGAGAGAGGCGCTTGCTGCGGCGCTTGCTATAGGATCTATAGGAAAGGAAACTTTCGGGCAGCAGAGTATCAGGGTTCCGGAAAACGGAGGATTTCTTCCTCCAAAGTCATCTATCCTCTTATCTCAACCTCCTGGAAAAGAGGCTATTCTCTTCTCCAGAGAATTTCCGGGTATTTTTAGTCTGCTTGTTCAACAGGGAGGAGAAACCGATTCCCTTCAGGATATTCCTGTCCTTTCGGAAAATGAATCGTCTTATACGGGTTTTACCGACTTTGAGAATTTAATCATAAGAGCTGCTAATTCTCTGGGAACGATGATTTTTGAAGTTAATGCAAAATTTTTAATAAGTCACGTGCTTATGACAAAACTTGCCCTTGAAACTCTCAATGGATCTGAATATATACATGAAGCCGAATCTCTTGATTGAAAACTTATAATATTTTAAAGTGCCGTTTGCTCTGAATAGCTTTGATCCTGGTTGCAGTTCCAGGGAATCCTCTAATTTCATGGGACCTGTTTAACTGAGAATCGACATAACTGATTCAAGTGGCTGCATCGGTAGAGTACTTAATATGATGCGAATTCTAGCTACCGTTGAATGGCTTGAGAAATGCAGGAAACCTTAACATTTAAGGTATATTTTTCAGAATATATATTTCATAATGATTTTTATTCCAATTATTCATCTTACAAGTTGTTATAAAAACAAGATTTCTTTTTTGCCAGGTCAACTTTGGTAATTTTAGGGGTTATTGGTCCATGAAACGGAAACGCATTCAGGTTATTCTCATAATTTTTCTATTTATGCTTTGGACAGCAATTACTCAAACCGAGGCTGCGGTTGTCACTGTAAATAACAGTGGTGATGGGAATTATTCTTCGATCCAGGAAGCTATCAATAATTCACATGATGGGGATACAGTCCTTGTAAGCCCCGGTGTATACAGGGAAAATATAATCGTCAACAGGGAACTTACAATTCTCTCTCATCCCATGCTCTCAGGCAGCCAGACTAACCGCACCTATATTATAGGTACGGTTTCTGACAATGCGGTCTTCAGTATCAGCTCAGACAATGTGACACTAAACGGTTTTCATATTGCAGGAGATCCTTTCGGAAAGGATATGTCTCAGGAGGTCGGGCTTTACCTTGAAGGTGTACGAAATTGCTCCTTAAATAACAATACGCTGATACTGACAGATCAAGGGATTGTTCTCAAGAGTTCTCAGGACAACCATCTTGATGGAAACCTTGTAAGCCTTGGGAACGAGGGGATTGTGCTTGACAATTCAGAGGAGAATGTACTGTCAAACAATTGGGTAGTGAGAAATAATCAGGGAATTTCGCTGAATAATTCCTTTAACAATAATCTTGTTAACAATACTGCAGGTTCAAATGGAGTGGGCATTCTCCTGCAAATGTCTCAGGGAAATAAGCTTGCTTATAACCTAATTTTGAAAAATGAATATGGGGTTCTAGGCCAGGTGGCCGGGTCCAATATTTTAACCAATAATAATCTCTACTTTAACGACATTGGCGTGGATCTTAGGGGTTCATCAAACAATTCATTCTATGAAAATGAATTTGTTAACTTTCTGAATGCAGCAGACGAAGGAAATAATATATGGAACAGCAGCTCGACAGGTAACTTCTGGAATGATCATACAGGGGCAGATGCCGATGGAAATGGTATAATCGATAATCAGTACGCCATTAACCAGATCACTGGAGCTATTGATTATATGCCTTTGATAAATAGGATTTCTTCAGGCAGTGGCTCCGAAGCTTTGGGTGCTAATGGCTACATTTTGTTGGTGCTATTTGAAAAAAAGTACCCTGAAAACTCAACGGGTAACCGCGAAAAAGGGGCTGTTATCGAGACAACCGAACTTGGACAGATAAATAAATTCCTTGAGGAAGGTCCGGTATTTTTGAAACTTGGGGCTGAATGGTGTGGAGCCTGCCAATCCATGAAACCTATTCTCGATGAGCTGGTTTCCAAGTACGGGGATAGAGCAACAATAATGTCCATAAATATAAACAAAAATCCTCAGCTTGCAACTTATTTTGATGTAGGCTACATTCCAGACTCTTCCATGATTGTGGGTATTGAAAATGGAACATATGTTTACATGCAACTGGATGGTAATATTACCACAGACAGAGTAAGGGCAAGAATTGTTGGACTGGAAGACAAAGAAGTGTACGAAAAAGTTCTGGAAAACGCTCTTACCTATGAAGAGAAAAGTAAATCGAAATAAAAGAGGCCTTTGAATGGTACGTAATTCCGACTAAGTTCAAAATTTACTTTCTGAAAAAAACGGAAACCCTTTTTTGAATGAACTGCTTCGGTTACAAAATAGTAACACTAATAACCTCGTAACTTCATAGAGTAAGCCAGACTCCATTTCCTGCGTAGCCGTATCTCTTACACAATAATTTGAAATTAAAAATATGCGATGAAATATACAGGCAAGAATTATAAAACCTGCGGGAAAATATTGAAGCTTAATGCGTTCTACTAATAATAAGAGACACTACCAATAGGATACTATCAATAAAGAGGGATACTATCAATAAAGAGGGGCAAAAAGAATGATTACATTAAATGAGGCAGAGGCAGTTGAAGTAAATTTATCTGCAGTTGACGAGGGAGATGAGAACAGAGCTTTCCAGGCCCTTGATTCCCTTACAGGAATTGCGGCAGATTTCCTTTCTGAGAATGAAGAGGCAGATGCCGAGAGAGTCATCCTATCAATTGAGAATGGCGCACAGGCAGCTGCAGAGAAAGAGATGGAGCTTGTTACAATTAATTCTATCCTGTCCCTCGGGAAACTGGCAAGGAAAGCAGCAGACAATGGATTTGAGTCTGCCCTCGGCAAGGCCTCCATAGCAATAGGAAAATTGGGAAAAACTGCAGC contains these protein-coding regions:
- a CDS encoding NosD domain-containing protein; this encodes MKRKRIQVILIIFLFMLWTAITQTEAAVVTVNNSGDGNYSSIQEAINNSHDGDTVLVSPGVYRENIIVNRELTILSHPMLSGSQTNRTYIIGTVSDNAVFSISSDNVTLNGFHIAGDPFGKDMSQEVGLYLEGVRNCSLNNNTLILTDQGIVLKSSQDNHLDGNLVSLGNEGIVLDNSEENVLSNNWVVRNNQGISLNNSFNNNLVNNTAGSNGVGILLQMSQGNKLAYNLILKNEYGVLGQVAGSNILTNNNLYFNDIGVDLRGSSNNSFYENEFVNFLNAADEGNNIWNSSSTGNFWNDHTGADADGNGIIDNQYAINQITGAIDYMPLINRISSGSGSEALGANGYILLVLFEKKYPENSTGNREKGAVIETTELGQINKFLEEGPVFLKLGAEWCGACQSMKPILDELVSKYGDRATIMSININKNPQLATYFDVGYIPDSSMIVGIENGTYVYMQLDGNITTDRVRARIVGLEDKEVYEKVLENALTYEEKSKSK